One window from the genome of Megalobrama amblycephala isolate DHTTF-2021 linkage group LG4, ASM1881202v1, whole genome shotgun sequence encodes:
- the jmjd4 gene encoding 2-oxoglutarate and iron-dependent oxygenase JMJD4: protein MDRETFHNCCSLAKMPRQIHQQHCSSHFIEYIERDIPYSKFFKNYLITNQPCMFSKRFTEDWNCRKNWVTIDGKPNLQRLLHEFDETPVPVANCSAKEYNSNPKQIMPFKEFIQYWREYIQNGHSSPKGCLYLKDWHMQRNFPEHNTYKNPIYFSSDWLNEYWDTTEVDDYRFVYMGPKGSWTPFHADVFRSYSWSANICGRKKWLLYPPGQEEFLRDCHGNLAYDVTALVLQDKGLYAQFEEACQPLEIIQEAGEIIFVPSGWHHQVYNLVSNNGLMVSKYKMY from the exons ATGGATAGGGAAACCTTTCATAACTGCTGCAGTTTGGCCAAAATGCCCAGGCAGATCCATCAACAGCACTGCTCCTCTCACTTCATTGAGTACATAGAGAGAGATATACCTTACTCTAAATTCTTCAAGAACTACCTGATTACAAATCAACCATGCATGTTTTCCAAAAGATTCACAGAAGATTGGAACTGCAGAAAAAACTGGGTCACGATTGATGGAAAACCAAATTTACAAAGACTTCTACATGAGTTTG ATGAGACTCCTGTTCCTGTTGCAAACTGCAGTGCAAAAGAATACAATTCCAACCCGAAGCAGATCATGCCTTTTAAGGAGTTTATCCAGTACTGGAGGGAGTACATACAGAATGGGCATTCTTCACCCAAAGGATGTCTTTACTTAAAGGACTGGCATATGCAGAG GAACTTTCCTGAGCATAATACTTACAAGAACCCAATTTACTTctcctctgattggctgaatgaATATTGGGACACAACTGAAGTAGATGATTATCGTTTTGTCTACATGGGACCTAAGGGGTCATG GACACCTTTCCATGCAGACGTGTTTCGCTCTTACAGCTGGTCTGCCAACATCTGTGGACGTAAGAAATGGCTCCTGTACCCTCCAGGCCAAGAGGAGTTCCTCCGGGACTGTCATGGCAACTTGGCCTATGATGTAACAGCACTTGTACTTCAAGACAAAGGTCTGTATGCACAGTTTGAAGAGGCCTGTCAGCCTTTAGAGATCATTCAAGAAGCTGGGGAGATAATCTTTGTACCTAGTGGTTGGCATCATCAAGTTTACAATTTGGTAAGTAATAATGGTTTAATGGTGTCCAAATATAAGATGTACTag